The genomic interval ATTTCGCTAAAAAATTAGACGGAATAGACCAGCTTCAGAAATGGGATGGTTCTTACTATTCAGAAAAACTGAAGAAAGAATTATTCGATTTAGATCAAGAAGCTTTAAAACCTTATTTTAAATTAGAAAATGTAATTGATGGTGTTTTTGAAATTGCCAGCAGATTGTATGATTTAAAATTTGAAGAAATAAATAACATCGACAAATACCATGAAGATGTTAAAACGTATAATGTAACAGATGCAGACGGAAATTTTGTATCGCATTTTTATGCTGATTTTCACCCTAGAAAAGGAAAAAGAAATGGTGCGTGGATGACAAGTTACAAATCGCAACAAATTAAAAACGGAATTAACGAAAGACCACAAGTTTCTATTGTTTGTAACTTTACCAAACCAACCGTAACCAAACCGTCTTTATTAACGTTTAATGAGGTTACCACCTTATTTCATGAATTCGGACATGCGTTACACGGAATGTTAGCAAACACCACTTATAACAGCTTATCCGGAACGTCGGTTTCTTGGGATTTTGTGGAGTTGCCTAGTCAGGTTTTAGAAAACTGGTGTTTCGAAAAAGAAGCATTAGAATTGTTTGCAAAGCATTACGAAACCGGAGAAGTTATTCCGATGAAATATGTAGAAAAAATTAAAGAATCTGCTAGTTTTCATGAGGGAATGCAAACACTAAGACAATTAAGTTTCGGATTATTAGACATGCAATGGCATGGACAAGATCCATCAGAAATAAAATCTATTAAAGAGTTTGAAAATGCAGCTTTTGAAAACACAAAATTATATCCTGATGTGGCAGAAAACTGTATGAGTACTGCTTTTTCTCATATTTTTCAAGGAGGATATTCAGCTGGATATTACTCTTACAAATGGGCTGAAGTTTTAGATGCTGATGCTTTTGAATATTTCTTAGAAGAAGGGATTTTTAATAAAGAAGTAGCTACAAAATTTAAAGACAACGTACTTTCTAAAGGTGGAACAGAAAAACCTATGGAATTGTACAAACGTTTTAGAGGAAAAGAACCAAAACCAGATGCACTTTTAAGAAGAGCAGGGTTAATTTAATATTTAGTTTTCAGTCGCAGTATTCAGTAAATTATTTACTAAAAACTGCGACTGAATATTTTTACTTTCTATCTTTTTGTATTTAACAACAAGTTGTTAATATAACACATACATTTTACGAACTTCCTTAAAAAAAGTCAAGTCATTTTGCCAACTTAATTGTATTTCTTCAGACGATAAACCTGCTTCAATTTGCTGCTGTAATTCTTTTGTCCCTGCTAGCTTTAAAAAGAATTTATTAAAAAACTTTTCTTTATCAGCTGTTTGCGCATAAGATTCTATAAGCCATTCTAAATTTAAACTGCTTAATTTTTTATAAGTACGTAAATCTCTACCAAAACAAACTTCACCTTCGTGCTTTGGATGTTTTGCCCCAAAATTAGGTTTTGGTGTAAAACTGAAATCAAAAGAATCTTTTGCTAAAAAAGGCGAACCAAAAATTTGAAATTGCATTTCTGTACCTCTACCTGCACTTACATTTGTTCCTTCAAAAAAACATAAACTAGGATACAAATTAATAGATTGTGCATTTGGTAAGTTTGGTGATGGTAAAATTGGTAAATCGTACTCAGAATTATGTGTGTAATTTTTTAAAGGAATTACTGTTAAATCACATTGAATTCCGTTTTCTAACCATTTTTCACCATTAATCATTTTCCCATACTCGCCAATTGTCATTCCGTAAACCGTAGGAACTGGATGCATGCCTACAAAGCTTTTTGCTTCTTCTTTTAACATCGGTCCATCTATATAATGCCCGTTAGGATTAGGACGATCTAACACAATAAGCGGAATATTTAACTCCGCACAAACCTCCATAACATTATGCAAAGTAGAAATATACGTGTAGAAACGCACACCAACATCTTGTATATCGAACAGCATAACATCTAAACCCTTTAAATGCTCATGAGATGGTTTTCTGTTTGCGCCATATAAAGATATAATTGGTAAACCTGTAGTAGCATCAATACCATCCTCTACATGTTCGCCTGCATCTGCCTTCCCTCTAAAACCATGTTCTGGAGCAAAAACTTTTGTGACATCCACATCTAAAGAAACTAAAGAATCTACCAAATGTACATGCGTATCACCTTTAAAAATAACACTTGTTTGGTTGGCAACAACACCCACTTTTTTACCTTTTAATAAATCTAAGTATTCTGCTGTTTGGTTAGCAGCAACAATAATTTTAACATCTTCTTTTACCTCAGTTAAATTCGCAATTTCTGTTTCCTTTTCTTTATTTGGCTTAGCACTGCAGGAAACTAAAACAAGAGATATTAGTATTATTAAATTTTTCATGATTGTAAATTATAAAGATGATTTTAAAATTTTTAATGTTGCTTGTTTTCCAGATTCATCAACAACTTTTAAGAAGTACACTCCATTTGAAAAATTAGAGATATCAATAGCTGTTTTTTGCAAATCGACTTCTTTAACTAATTCGCCTAAAATATTATAAACTCCAATTTTAGCGAATTTTATATTTTTTTCATTTGAAATATGAATACTATTATTAGTAGGGTTAGGGTATACAGATATGATGTCATTCAAATAGGAATGTACATTAGCGGTTGAGCCAAACTTAGTATTGATTAACTCCCAAAGCTCTGGTCTTGTTCCATCATAATTTAAAGCCCAAATACCAACACCTCCTAAATTATTTTCTATTGCCAAATCGTATTTTTTTGAAATACTTAATTCATTATCTGCCCATATTTGATTCCAATTTACACCATCATTCCAAGTATACCAAGGAACCTCAAAATCACTGTTCCAAATCCAACCTCCATAAGCACTTGCATCTACAGAAGTATCTTTATATCTGGTTGATTTTACATGAGAAACTGTAGCTGATTCAGAAGTACTTGTTGCAGTTTTCCAATGTTGACCATAATACGGAATTGCCATCACCAACTTTTCTGGATTGTCTGTAACAGGCACTTTATAAGTTCCTGTTTCTATAGTTCTTTGAACAAATCTTTTCCAAGAAGTATGATGTGTTAAAGGCGCAACTGGACCTGCATTGGCAGAAGATCCAGAAGTGTAATCGTATGCCATTATAATTAAATAATCTACACTATCTACTAAATCATCCATAATCCAACCTCCCCAATTTACTGCCGGACCATCAAAAGAAACTTCTTTTCCTGGTAATTCTTGATGAATATAAGCAGTTAAAGCAGCCATAAACGTGTTTAACTCAGCACCTCTATGCGCACTTGATATTCCTTCAAAATCGATATTAACTCCATCTAAATTATACGTTTCAATTAAATTTTTAACATTGGCGAAAAAAATATTTTTCTTAGCTGTATTTGTAAACAACTCCCAAGCCACTGCATCTGCACCGTCTGCTCCACCAAAATTTACAACAGTCATTATCACCTTTGTACCTGCTGCATGTGCTGCATTAATCTCTGTAGTCCAAGGCCAACCTGGAGGTGTAGAAATAGCAGCATCTAATTGTACTCTAAAATCAAAACAAGCCAAATGCGTTAATAAATTATACTGAATATTATTGTGAGCGCCACTACTCTGCTCCCAATAAGGTAAAAAACCAAAAACTTTTTTAGACAATGCTTTAACAATTTTGCTTTGCAATGGAATAATTTCTGAAACAATTTTACCTGAACTTTTTTGATGTTTGGCTGAACCACCAAACTCTTCTGCTTGTAATTCATGAATTCCTTTCTTAATAATTTCTTGTGATAAAAGGCTATTACAAGAGAAAAAGACAAACAAGGAAAATACTGTGAAATGTAATAATTGTTTCATAATTCTTGGTTTTAAGTTTTAGTTTTTTACAATACGAATCTGTTTAAGTTATTTTTATTCTAAAATTTCAATTCCAGTACCTGCTATAAAATTTTCATTTAGCGATGCTGATAATTTTCCTTTTGTATCCTTATTCCCGATAATAATTTCTGCGGATACCTTTTGAGCTATATCTGTATTTTCATAAGAAATAACAGCTGCTTCTATATTTTCGAAGTCTAAATTTTCTAGACTGTATTGACTTGCAAATACATCTAAAACAACCTTGTTACTTTTTGCTATTTCTTCTATTTTTAATTTATCTTCATCAGATATTTTTTTAGTCAATCGGCTATTCAATCGATGGTAACCAAGAATTACTTTATCATACGTTTTAAGCTTTATTAGCAATTCAGGTAGTTTTAAATCAGAAAAACCATCTACTTCAAAATGTGATTTTAAAGCGTTTAAAAAAGCAGCAGAATCTCCATCACCCAAACCTACAAATGCTATTTTTTCATTAGCATCCTTTTTAAGAGGAAGTATATTGTCATTCTTTAAAGCAGTAATAGCATCTATAAAAACAGCTTCATTTAAAACATCATTTGTTTCATCATTTAAATCGCTGATAAGATTTTCTATTTCAATTGGTTTAAAATTATTTAAATCAACATCAAACTTAGATGCTAAAATCTTCTTTACAGAATGTGCCAATCTTTCTTCAGTTACCTCCTTATTATCATACGCTTCTACAATTTTAGAAATTCCTTTAGAAACATCTTCTCCCATTAATAAAACATCATTCCCTGCTTTAAATGCCGCTAAATCTACATCACCAGGTTCTTTAAAAGTAGACACGCCTTTCATCTCTAATGCATCTGTAAATATTAACCCTTTAAATTGTAGTCTTCCCTTTAAAATATTGGTTACAATTTCGTGAGACAAAGAAGAAGGCAAACCGTCGTTTTTTTCTAAACTTGGTACATTTAAGTGACCAACCATAACACCAGCCATATTGTTTTTAAATAATTTTTTATACGGATACATTTCTACCGAATCTATTCGTTCTTTAGAAAGCGTAACAGTTGGTAGCGTTTTATGAGAATCTTTATCGGTATCTCCATGTCCTGGAAAATGTTTTGCACACGCCAATACATTCTGACTCTGCATACCTTCTGTATAAGCCAATGCTTTCTCTGTTACATTATACTTATCTTCAGAAAAAGAACGCACACCAATTATTGGGTTTTTAGAATTTGTATTGATATCTACCACAGGAGCAAAATTTATATGAACGCCTAAACGACTACAATGTTCGCCTATTTTCTCACCAACTTTCATTACCAAATCATTGTCTTGTACAGCACCCAACGTCATGTTATACGGAAACCTTGCTGTGCTATCTAAACGCATATTTAAACCCCATTCTGCATCCATTGCAATTAACAAAGGCACTTTAGAAGTAGCTTGATATAAATTTGTTTGCTTTGCCTGCCTTACTGGTCCTCCCTGAAAAAACACCAACCCTCCAATACCGTGTTCTTTAATTATTTTATTTAGATCATCTGTATGCTGTTGGTCTTTGTTAGAATAAGCTGCAATCATAAATAATTGCCCAACTCTTTCTTTTAAAGTCATTGTATTATAAATGCTATCTACCCATTTTGTTCGTTCTGTATTTTCTGATGATTTGTTTACCGTTTGTTTTTTATCGCAACTTAAAACAACGAATAATAAGACTAAGAGTGTAGGAATTAATTTTTTCATTTTTAGTAATTAAATTTTTATAAATATTTTATTTCTGTGTAATAGGTACACTAAACACCAGAAAAAGACAATATGAGCAACTGCAAAAAGAAGTGATCCATTCATATTTCCGGCAATTGGAAAAAAAACATCTTGATACAAATATTGTTTTACTGATACTATTTCACCTTGTAAATTGGTGATTTTTATTAAATAAATAATCGTTTTTGCATACAAACCAGAAAACACAAAAATGAATAAAGGATTTGTACCAAAATGGATAAATGGTTTAGACCACGTTGTATATTTTTTTTCGTCGATAATCCATATTAAAAATGCCAAAAATAGCATTGCCCATCCTGCGGAAAAGCAAACGAAAGTACTTGACCAAAGCGATTTATTAATAGGAAATACAAAACCCCAAATGTAACCGAGCACAACAAGCCCAATTCCGAAGTTTAAAAGAGTTTTTATTTTAGTACTATTATCAGATCGTTTGCTTAAAAAATCACCAGTTAGACTTCCAATAAGTACTGTTGCAATTGATGGTAACGTAGATAGTAATCCTTCCGGATCAAATGAGAAACCAAGTCCTTTCCAGATATGCTCTGGTCCAAATAAATACAAATCTATTTTACCTACTAAATTGGTTTGTGGACCATAAGGATTTTCAGGCATGAAGAAATATAAAATAGCCCAATAGCCAACTAAAATTAATATGGTTATATAGATTAGATTTCTTTTATTGAAGAACAAACAAAGAGTAGCACCAATACCATAGGCAATTGCTATTCTTTGTAATACCCCAAAATACCGAACCGTTTCAAAATTAAATTTTGGGAATAAATTTAAAAACAATCCGATTACAAAAATTATTAAAGTTCTTTTAACAATCTTTTTGAGTGCCCTTTTATACTCATTTTCTCTAAAGTTTTTAAAAGCATAATGTATGGACACCCCCACAATAAATAAAAAGAAAGGAAAAACAGCATCCGTTGGTGTAAAACCATGCCATTTTGCATGTAACAATGGCCAATAAACATAAGACCAACTCCCTGGTGTATTCACCAAAATCATGGAAGCAATTGTAATACCTCTCAGAACATCTAATGCTATTAATCTTTCTTTTAATGCCATTTTTATAGAAAATATTATTTTACCGCTTCTTTATAAGCTTCTATAGATTTCCGAACACTTTTATGTTGTTTCAACAACTCACTTGCTAATTCTGTATCAATATTTAGTTCATCCATCACCATTTTTACACCTCTAGAAACTAGCTTTTTATTAGAAAGCTGCATGTCTACCATTTTGTTTCCTTTTACTCTACCTAGTTTTATCATAACCGTAGTAGAAATCATGTTTAAAGCCAATTTCTGAGCAGTTCCTGCTTTCATTCTTGTACTTCCTGTTACAAATTCTGGTCCTACTACTAATTCTATAGGGAAATCTGCTTCTAATGCAACAGGAGAACCTTCATTACACGTAATACAACCCGTAACTATGTTCTGCTCTTTTGCTTTTTGCATACCTCCTATTACGTAAGGTGTAGTACCAGAAGCTGCAATTCCTATTAAAACATCTTTATCTGAAATGTCATGTTCTTTTAAAGTTTCCCAAGCTAATTCTGTATCGTCTTCGGCATTTTCTACTGCTTTTCTAAGTGCAATATCTCCACCAGCAATAATTCCGATTACCCAATTATCAGAAACGCCATAGGTTGGCGGACATTCAGAAGCATCTAACACTCCCAACCTTCCGCTTGTTCCTGCTCCAATATAAAACAGACGTCCTCCATTACTCATTTTTTCATGAATTACATCTACAAGTTTATGTATGGATGGAATTGCCTTTTCAATTGCTAAAGGAACCAATTTATCCTCCGTATTCATATTTGTGAGTAACTCTGTGGTACTCATCTGCTCTAAGTTATTGTAATCTGATGCTTGTTCTGTAGTTAATTTATTCGTCATTTTTGTTTCGTATAAGGATTAAACATAGTATAGTAAGGCATGCATTTAATAAAATGTTCATAAAACCTAAATCAAATGAAAACTTAACTTTAACTATGTAATTTATGTAATAAGTAAGTAATGGCATTAAAACACAGACATAAGGTACCGCTGTATCTTTTATTTTTATTTTAGTAAAAATACCCAACAGGTAAAGCCCTAATAAAGGACCATACGTATAGCCTGCCACTTTAAAAATTGTTGTAATTACGTCTCCTTTACTTCCTGAAAACAACATTATAATAATGAAGATTACAATAGAGAAAGCTAGTAAAACATAATTTTTAAGACGTTTTTTTTCTTTTGAATTTTTATGAGTAATATCTAAAAAGTCATGTGTAAAAGATGTAGTTAACGCCGTTAATGACGAATCTACACTAGAAAATGAAGCAGCCGTAATTCCTAAAATAAAACTGATTGCTGCTACTGTACCAAAACTCCCCAAAGAAAGCATTGGAAATAAGTTATCTGTATGAATAAATTGACCGTTTTCTGTTTCTAATTGAATTCCGAATTTTTCTGCATATAAATATAACATCACTCCTAAACCTAAAAATAAAAATTGTGCTAAGGCCAAGAATAAACTAAAGGTAAGAATGTTACGCTGCGCTTCCTTTTTACTTTTACAGGTTAATGTTTTTTGCATCATGTTTTGATCTAAACCAACCATGGCAACTGCAATTAAAATTCCTGAAATAAACTGTTTAAAGAAATTGCTACCAGAATTAAAATCCCAATTAAA from Polaribacter sejongensis carries:
- a CDS encoding M3 family metallopeptidase, with protein sequence MNPLLKDFNTPPFSKISNDDYKPAIKKGIEIAKAEIDEIINNSETPTFKNTTVALDFSGEKLNKITSVFFNLNSAETNDEIQKIAQEVSPWLSEFSNDITLNEELFKRVKSVFDAKENLDLTTEQNMLLEKQYKSFARNGANLKEDNKIKLREIDAQLSKLSLKFGENVLAETHAFEMHLTDEKDVAGLPESEKEAAKEVAKSRDKEGYVFTLDYPSYIPFLTYVDNRELRKEMAIAAGKKAFQDNEFNNEQVVLDIVNLRQKRANLLGYKTHAHFVLEERMAETPEKVIEFSNNLLEKAKPAALKEFENLENFAKKLDGIDQLQKWDGSYYSEKLKKELFDLDQEALKPYFKLENVIDGVFEIASRLYDLKFEEINNIDKYHEDVKTYNVTDADGNFVSHFYADFHPRKGKRNGAWMTSYKSQQIKNGINERPQVSIVCNFTKPTVTKPSLLTFNEVTTLFHEFGHALHGMLANTTYNSLSGTSVSWDFVELPSQVLENWCFEKEALELFAKHYETGEVIPMKYVEKIKESASFHEGMQTLRQLSFGLLDMQWHGQDPSEIKSIKEFENAAFENTKLYPDVAENCMSTAFSHIFQGGYSAGYYSYKWAEVLDADAFEYFLEEGIFNKEVATKFKDNVLSKGGTEKPMELYKRFRGKEPKPDALLRRAGLI
- a CDS encoding exo-beta-N-acetylmuramidase NamZ family protein, with product MKNLIILISLVLVSCSAKPNKEKETEIANLTEVKEDVKIIVAANQTAEYLDLLKGKKVGVVANQTSVIFKGDTHVHLVDSLVSLDVDVTKVFAPEHGFRGKADAGEHVEDGIDATTGLPIISLYGANRKPSHEHLKGLDVMLFDIQDVGVRFYTYISTLHNVMEVCAELNIPLIVLDRPNPNGHYIDGPMLKEEAKSFVGMHPVPTVYGMTIGEYGKMINGEKWLENGIQCDLTVIPLKNYTHNSEYDLPILPSPNLPNAQSINLYPSLCFFEGTNVSAGRGTEMQFQIFGSPFLAKDSFDFSFTPKPNFGAKHPKHEGEVCFGRDLRTYKKLSSLNLEWLIESYAQTADKEKFFNKFFLKLAGTKELQQQIEAGLSSEEIQLSWQNDLTFFKEVRKMYVLY
- a CDS encoding glycosyl hydrolase family 18 protein; amino-acid sequence: MKQLLHFTVFSLFVFFSCNSLLSQEIIKKGIHELQAEEFGGSAKHQKSSGKIVSEIIPLQSKIVKALSKKVFGFLPYWEQSSGAHNNIQYNLLTHLACFDFRVQLDAAISTPPGWPWTTEINAAHAAGTKVIMTVVNFGGADGADAVAWELFTNTAKKNIFFANVKNLIETYNLDGVNIDFEGISSAHRGAELNTFMAALTAYIHQELPGKEVSFDGPAVNWGGWIMDDLVDSVDYLIIMAYDYTSGSSANAGPVAPLTHHTSWKRFVQRTIETGTYKVPVTDNPEKLVMAIPYYGQHWKTATSTSESATVSHVKSTRYKDTSVDASAYGGWIWNSDFEVPWYTWNDGVNWNQIWADNELSISKKYDLAIENNLGGVGIWALNYDGTRPELWELINTKFGSTANVHSYLNDIISVYPNPTNNSIHISNEKNIKFAKIGVYNILGELVKEVDLQKTAIDISNFSNGVYFLKVVDESGKQATLKILKSSL
- a CDS encoding glycoside hydrolase family 3 protein, which produces MKKLIPTLLVLLFVVLSCDKKQTVNKSSENTERTKWVDSIYNTMTLKERVGQLFMIAAYSNKDQQHTDDLNKIIKEHGIGGLVFFQGGPVRQAKQTNLYQATSKVPLLIAMDAEWGLNMRLDSTARFPYNMTLGAVQDNDLVMKVGEKIGEHCSRLGVHINFAPVVDINTNSKNPIIGVRSFSEDKYNVTEKALAYTEGMQSQNVLACAKHFPGHGDTDKDSHKTLPTVTLSKERIDSVEMYPYKKLFKNNMAGVMVGHLNVPSLEKNDGLPSSLSHEIVTNILKGRLQFKGLIFTDALEMKGVSTFKEPGDVDLAAFKAGNDVLLMGEDVSKGISKIVEAYDNKEVTEERLAHSVKKILASKFDVDLNNFKPIEIENLISDLNDETNDVLNEAVFIDAITALKNDNILPLKKDANEKIAFVGLGDGDSAAFLNALKSHFEVDGFSDLKLPELLIKLKTYDKVILGYHRLNSRLTKKISDEDKLKIEEIAKSNKVVLDVFASQYSLENLDFENIEAAVISYENTDIAQKVSAEIIIGNKDTKGKLSASLNENFIAGTGIEILE
- a CDS encoding acyltransferase family protein — encoded protein: MALKERLIALDVLRGITIASMILVNTPGSWSYVYWPLLHAKWHGFTPTDAVFPFFLFIVGVSIHYAFKNFRENEYKRALKKIVKRTLIIFVIGLFLNLFPKFNFETVRYFGVLQRIAIAYGIGATLCLFFNKRNLIYITILILVGYWAILYFFMPENPYGPQTNLVGKIDLYLFGPEHIWKGLGFSFDPEGLLSTLPSIATVLIGSLTGDFLSKRSDNSTKIKTLLNFGIGLVVLGYIWGFVFPINKSLWSSTFVCFSAGWAMLFLAFLIWIIDEKKYTTWSKPFIHFGTNPLFIFVFSGLYAKTIIYLIKITNLQGEIVSVKQYLYQDVFFPIAGNMNGSLLFAVAHIVFFWCLVYLLHRNKIFIKI
- the murQ gene encoding N-acetylmuramic acid 6-phosphate etherase translates to MTNKLTTEQASDYNNLEQMSTTELLTNMNTEDKLVPLAIEKAIPSIHKLVDVIHEKMSNGGRLFYIGAGTSGRLGVLDASECPPTYGVSDNWVIGIIAGGDIALRKAVENAEDDTELAWETLKEHDISDKDVLIGIAASGTTPYVIGGMQKAKEQNIVTGCITCNEGSPVALEADFPIELVVGPEFVTGSTRMKAGTAQKLALNMISTTVMIKLGRVKGNKMVDMQLSNKKLVSRGVKMVMDELNIDTELASELLKQHKSVRKSIEAYKEAVK
- a CDS encoding sodium:solute symporter is translated as MNSTIILLIIISYFGVLMLISHFASKNTSDDSFYTGDRKSPWQVVAFGMIGAVMSGVTFVSIPGMVSNNYFYYLQFVFGNVVGYIFITYVLIPIYYNLQLVSIYSYLETRFGPKTYKTGSLFFLISQSFGAALRLLLAAKILQYAVFDALNIPFFLTVIIILILIWMYTNKSGIKTIVWTDTLQTFFLLLAAVVSIYIIKDSLNLSFSETITSVTNHKYFKVFNWDFNSGSNFFKQFISGILIAVAMVGLDQNMMQKTLTCKSKKEAQRNILTFSLFLALAQFLFLGLGVMLYLYAEKFGIQLETENGQFIHTDNLFPMLSLGSFGTVAAISFILGITAASFSSVDSSLTALTTSFTHDFLDITHKNSKEKKRLKNYVLLAFSIVIFIIIMLFSGSKGDVITTIFKVAGYTYGPLLGLYLLGIFTKIKIKDTAVPYVCVLMPLLTYYINYIVKVKFSFDLGFMNILLNACLTILCLILIRNKNDE